A genomic region of Castor canadensis chromosome 16, mCasCan1.hap1v2, whole genome shotgun sequence contains the following coding sequences:
- the Thap8 gene encoding THAP domain-containing protein 8, whose translation MPKYCRAPNCSNTAGRLGADNRPVSFYKFPLKDGPRLQAWLRRMGREHWVPSCHQHLCSEHFTPSCFQWRWGVRYLRPDAVPSIFSRAPPAKSSRRSRSAEKPLAPPPPPAPEAAPGSPEPAGAAAGPVQVVVLAPTSASPEAAATVLLAPVPAAPGAGVSAQSPRAGLRAALGALQRRVRRLQRRHERHQAQLRALEQLAQQLRSDSARARRGPPRVLPGPKESQTFIICGGPDIAVVLAQGPAPATLDAKPELLDTQTPSA comes from the exons ATGCCTAAGTATTGCAGGGCTCCGAACTGCTCCAATACTGCCGGCCGACTGGGTGCGGACAACCGCCCAGTGAGCTTCTACAA GTTCCCTCTGAAGGACGGTCCGCGGCTGCAGGCCTGGCTGCGGCGCATGGGCCGGGAGCACTGGGTGCCCAGCTGCCACCAGCACCTGTGCAGCGAGCACTTCACGCCCTCCTGCTTCCAGTGGCGCTGGGGCGTGCGCTACCTGCGGCCCGACGCCGTGCCCTCCATCTTCTCCCGGGCGCCGCCCGCCAAG AGCTCGCGGCGGAGCCGAAGCGCCGAGAAGCCGCTGGCGCCGCCGCCTCCTCCCGCGCCCGAGGCTGCGCCCGGGTCCCCGGAGCCCGCGGGCGCGGCCGCTGGCCCCGTGCAGGTCGTGGTGCTGGCGCCCACCTCCGCGAGCCCCGAGGCCGCGGCCACCGTGCTCCTGGCCCCCGTGCCCGCCGCGCCAGGCGCCGGAGTCTCGGCGCAGTCCCCGCGGGCCGGGCTGCGGGCCGCGCTTGGGGCGCTGCAGCGGCGGGTGCGGAGGCTGCAGCGGCGCCACGAGCGGCACCAGGCGCAGCTGCGGGCGCTGGAGCAGCTGGCGCAGCAGCTGCGCAGTGACAGCGCGCGGGCGCGAAGGGGTCCGCCGCGCGTG CTGCCTGGACCCAAGGAATCCCAAACCTTCATCATCTGTGGAGGGCCTGACATAGCCGTGGTCCTTGCCCAAGGCCCTGCACCTGCCACCCTGGATGCCAAACCTGAGCTCCTGGACACCCAGACACCCAGTGCATAA